In the Candidatus Neomarinimicrobiota bacterium genome, one interval contains:
- the glmS gene encoding glutamine--fructose-6-phosphate transaminase (isomerizing) — MCGIVGYIGKNNAIPVVIQGLQRLEYRGYDSCGIAMMDSEKMILEKVTGKVDELQGLLARQKMGSNVAIGHTRWATHGPPTISNAHPHTSQDGKVALVHNGIIENYKVLRDGLISSGYEFSSETDTEVIAALVSQAYRGNLEHAVREALSHVVGAYGLAVIHTDEPEKIVCTRKGAPLIMAVGDGEFYVASDVAAILQYSKDVIYLDNEEIGILTPEGVKTYSGDDEPVDKKIHKITFNLEEVEKGGYEHFMLKEIFSQPQTIYDAMRGRLLPETGDAHLGGIDHMIGSILHADQRYFTACGTSWHAALIGEMMFEQFARIPCEVEYASEFRYREPLVDAKSIVFAISQSGETADTLAAIQEAKTREATVLGICNVVGSSIARETEAGVYIHAGPEIGVASTKAFTSQVTVLSLLTLKLARLMGMSREDGLEISQAMQKLPENVEWVLKQAEQIAEIAKLYSDAANFLYLGRGVNFPVALEGALKLKEISYIHAEGYPAAEMKHGPIALIDKSMPIVAIAPQDKTYDKIISNIEEVKARHGRVIALATEGDTRIKDIADHVLYVPAALSFTAPILNVIPLQLLSYYIAVERGCNVDQPRNLAKSVTVE; from the coding sequence ATGTGTGGAATAGTTGGTTACATCGGTAAAAATAATGCAATTCCTGTCGTCATTCAGGGTTTACAGCGATTGGAGTACAGGGGTTATGACTCCTGTGGTATCGCCATGATGGATTCTGAAAAAATGATTTTGGAAAAGGTGACTGGCAAAGTTGACGAGCTGCAGGGGCTTTTGGCCCGTCAAAAAATGGGCAGTAATGTGGCAATCGGACACACACGCTGGGCCACACATGGTCCACCTACCATTTCAAATGCGCATCCCCACACCAGTCAAGACGGGAAAGTAGCCCTGGTCCACAATGGAATCATCGAAAATTATAAGGTGCTCAGAGATGGACTAATCAGCTCTGGCTATGAATTTAGCAGTGAGACCGACACAGAGGTGATAGCTGCCCTGGTTAGCCAGGCATATCGTGGCAATCTTGAACATGCTGTAAGAGAAGCTCTCTCCCATGTTGTTGGTGCTTATGGACTGGCTGTTATCCATACGGATGAACCGGAAAAAATTGTCTGCACTCGCAAAGGTGCACCCCTCATTATGGCAGTGGGTGATGGTGAATTCTATGTGGCCTCCGATGTGGCTGCCATTCTCCAATATTCAAAGGATGTCATTTACCTTGATAATGAGGAAATAGGAATCCTGACACCAGAAGGAGTGAAGACCTATTCTGGTGATGATGAACCCGTTGATAAAAAAATTCATAAAATCACCTTTAATCTTGAGGAAGTTGAGAAAGGTGGCTACGAGCATTTTATGCTTAAGGAGATTTTTAGCCAGCCACAGACTATCTATGATGCCATGCGGGGGCGCTTACTTCCCGAGACAGGGGATGCCCATCTGGGTGGTATCGATCATATGATTGGCTCAATACTACACGCAGATCAACGCTATTTTACGGCCTGTGGGACGTCCTGGCATGCCGCGCTGATTGGTGAGATGATGTTTGAGCAATTCGCCCGTATACCTTGCGAAGTTGAGTATGCCAGTGAATTTCGCTACCGGGAACCCCTGGTGGATGCAAAATCAATTGTATTCGCCATCAGTCAGTCAGGAGAAACGGCAGACACCTTGGCTGCCATCCAGGAAGCCAAGACCCGTGAGGCAACCGTCCTGGGAATATGCAATGTCGTCGGGAGTTCAATTGCCAGAGAAACGGAAGCTGGCGTTTATATCCATGCTGGTCCAGAAATTGGCGTCGCATCCACCAAAGCGTTTACATCCCAGGTGACCGTATTGTCATTACTCACCCTGAAACTCGCCCGGTTGATGGGGATGAGCAGGGAGGATGGGCTTGAGATTAGTCAGGCCATGCAGAAACTTCCAGAGAATGTTGAATGGGTATTGAAGCAAGCTGAACAAATTGCTGAAATCGCTAAATTGTACTCAGATGCTGCAAACTTTTTATATCTGGGTCGCGGCGTCAACTTTCCTGTTGCCCTTGAGGGAGCACTCAAACTCAAAGAAATTTCATATATCCATGCTGAAGGATATCCTGCTGCTGAGATGAAACATGGTCCCATTGCCTTGATTGACAAATCCATGCCCATTGTTGCCATAGCTCCCCAGGACAAGACTTATGATAAAATTATCAGTAATATCGAAGAAGTTAAAGCCAGACATGGACGAGTCATTGCCCTGGCCACAGAAGGGGATACCAGAATCAAGGATATAGCAGACCATGTCCTCTACGTTCCAGCGGCCTTATCATTTACAGCTCCTATTTTGAACGTCATACCCCTGCAACTTCTCTCCTATTATATTGCTGTAGAGCGTGGTTGCAACGTGGATCAACCTAGAAACTTAGCAAAGAGCGTAACGGTGGAGTAA